One Streptosporangium sp. NBC_01495 DNA window includes the following coding sequences:
- a CDS encoding aminotransferase class V-fold PLP-dependent enzyme: MSLSRREMVAGLGALAVPSSPAHRSPVAPAGVTPERLAGDEGFWHGVAREYRVTKDFVNLENGYYGVMPEPVRRAHHRNADHLNELNSYLLRTTYKDRADQVRQRIATMLGVSVKEIALTRGGTEALQLLIAGYRRLRPGDSVMYADLDYHSMQYAMNWLADRRGVRVEKLVIPEPATRQAVLDAYARAFLEHPKVRLLLLSHMNNRTGLVVPVREIVEMARERGIDVIVDSAHSWGHLNFTMDDLGADFAGFSLHKWMGVPLGAGFLYIRESRLADIDTAFRDETFPRGDIRSRVHAGTLDVAPVLTTGTALDFHDALGAAAKQARLRFLRDRWVGQVLDIDNLEILTPEDPAMYGTITAFRITGRTSEAENVAITTDLMKRYRIFTVRRGGPVGGDCVRVTPALFTSRDDVDLLAVAVRDIARRMRA, encoded by the coding sequence ATGAGCTTGTCCAGGCGTGAGATGGTCGCCGGGCTGGGTGCGCTGGCCGTCCCCTCTTCACCGGCCCACCGCTCGCCCGTCGCTCCCGCCGGTGTGACCCCCGAGCGCCTCGCCGGGGACGAGGGCTTCTGGCACGGGGTGGCGCGGGAGTATCGGGTCACCAAGGACTTCGTCAACCTGGAGAACGGCTACTACGGGGTCATGCCCGAGCCGGTGCGCCGCGCCCACCACCGCAACGCCGACCATCTCAACGAGCTGAACTCCTACCTGCTGCGCACCACCTACAAGGACCGGGCCGACCAGGTCAGGCAGCGTATCGCGACCATGCTCGGGGTCTCCGTCAAGGAGATCGCCCTCACCCGGGGTGGCACGGAGGCCCTGCAGCTGCTGATCGCGGGCTACCGGCGGCTGCGTCCCGGCGACTCGGTGATGTACGCCGACCTGGACTACCACAGCATGCAGTACGCCATGAACTGGCTGGCCGACCGGCGCGGCGTCCGGGTGGAGAAGCTGGTCATCCCCGAACCGGCGACCCGTCAGGCCGTGCTGGACGCCTACGCCAGGGCGTTCCTGGAGCACCCGAAGGTCAGGCTGCTGCTGCTCAGCCACATGAACAACCGCACCGGGCTGGTGGTTCCGGTACGGGAGATCGTGGAGATGGCCCGCGAGCGAGGCATCGACGTGATCGTCGACTCCGCCCACTCCTGGGGACACCTGAACTTCACCATGGACGACCTGGGCGCGGACTTCGCCGGGTTCTCCCTGCACAAGTGGATGGGCGTGCCGCTGGGGGCGGGCTTCCTCTACATCCGCGAGAGCCGCCTGGCGGACATCGACACCGCCTTCCGCGACGAGACCTTCCCGCGCGGCGACATCCGCTCGCGGGTGCACGCCGGCACCCTGGACGTCGCCCCCGTCCTGACGACCGGCACCGCCCTGGACTTCCACGACGCCCTCGGCGCCGCCGCCAAGCAGGCGAGGCTGCGCTTCCTGCGCGACCGCTGGGTGGGCCAGGTGCTCGACATCGACAACCTGGAGATCCTCACCCCCGAGGACCCCGCCATGTACGGCACGATCACCGCGTTCCGGATCACCGGCCGTACGTCGGAGGCCGAGAACGTCGCGATCACCACGGACCTGATGAAGCGGTACCGGATCTTCACGGTGCGCCGCGGCGGGCCGGTCGGGGGCGACTGCGTACGGGTGACGCCGGCGCTCTTCACCAGCCGGGACGACGTCGACCTGCTGGCGGTGGCGGTACGGGACATCGCGCGGCGGATGCGCGCCTGA
- a CDS encoding lytic polysaccharide monooxygenase auxiliary activity family 9 protein, whose product MRRTVTFLAMAIIAIASTVFIASPANAHGYISSPPSRQAMCAQGRVSGCGDIIYEPQSVEGPKGLRSCHANIARFSQLSNESKGWPATSVGNSVTFNWVLTARHATSTWEYYVGNTRIAVFDDGGRQPGATVSHNVNLGNRTGRLKVLAVWNIADTANAFYSCVDLQR is encoded by the coding sequence ATGCGCAGAACGGTCACCTTCCTCGCGATGGCGATCATCGCCATCGCCTCGACCGTGTTCATCGCCTCACCCGCCAACGCGCACGGCTACATCTCGTCGCCGCCGAGCCGTCAGGCCATGTGTGCCCAGGGCCGGGTCTCCGGCTGCGGCGACATCATCTACGAGCCCCAGAGCGTGGAGGGTCCCAAGGGCCTGCGAAGCTGCCACGCCAACATCGCCCGGTTCTCCCAGCTCAGCAACGAGAGCAAGGGCTGGCCGGCGACGAGCGTCGGCAACTCGGTCACCTTCAACTGGGTGCTGACCGCCCGCCACGCCACCAGCACGTGGGAGTACTACGTCGGTAACACCCGGATCGCGGTCTTCGACGACGGCGGCAGGCAGCCCGGCGCCACCGTCTCGCACAACGTGAACCTGGGTAACAGGACCGGCCGTCTGAAGGTCCTCGCGGTCTGGAACATCGCCGACACCGCCAACGCCTTCTACTCCTGCGTTGACCTGCAGCGCTGA